One stretch of Tribolium castaneum strain GA2 chromosome 5, icTriCast1.1, whole genome shotgun sequence DNA includes these proteins:
- the LOC658871 gene encoding probable multidrug resistance-associated protein lethal(2)03659 isoform X3: protein MIRSDSSFSLHEKPEHPRKNSNWLSLITFWYAISIFRKGNKKDFDEGDLTKPLDQHKSSILGDKLTKLWGLEVQRAKEHHEIPNLTKVLVRMFLRDILLQGTALFVMEVPVRLSQPIFLGLLLRYFNPENEKSVEVPDSPTYMMRIFKYWRHDQSPIQLGEAYFFASGIIFCSLVNVAMIHPCMMAVMHIGMKMRVACCSLIYRKTLRLDLVSLAGPTVGNVVNLMSNDVNRFDLSVLYFHYLWIAPLQMIFFLLIMYKEIEVAAVVGISAILCVIPLQGLKFSGKSNCQIIFLAWFGNRTSRFRLKTGARTDERVRQMNEIIQGMQVIKMYTWEYAFAQQIHELRSLEIQVLKQTSYIRGAILSFIMFTTRLAVFLTVVAIVLRKRTITAERVFVIASFYQILRQTMTLFFPYAIAQIAETNVAITRIKKFLLNDETKVGAITTNHKLRKTSSDSGDSPKVSLTHVSAKIEDEVCLHNVSLTIEGSQLTAVIGKVGSGKSSLLNAILGELEPCLGKVQVKGSVSYASQEPWLFAGSVRQNILFGHEFDRERYFEVIRACALVRDFQLLPDGDQTIVGEKGASLSGGQRARINLARAVYKNADIYLLDDPLSAVDTHVGKQLFDKCITGFLADKIVILVTHQLQFLSEVENVVLMHDGKVEAQGSYQFLGNTGLDFAEFLKNQLAVDAEGEQGQSATKIETIMKDLHIQSTLTINVIDKEGERYAPKPVAELRTQGSVECYIYKQYFKAGGKCWVIFGVVALFLGAQFFASTGDFFLASWVDVEEIRSRNENVHNSTLILRTLDTDSSIAIYSVIIILTMVVALVRSFVFFTVCMRASINLHDRMFQSIITASMQFFNTNTSGRILNRFSKDLGAIDELLPNAMIDCSQIMLNLLGAAVVVTMVNYYLIIPTLVICVVFFFIRRFYIKTSRSVKRLEGISRSPVFAHLNASMQGLTTVRSNNAEEILTKEFDKLQDDHSSAWFMFIACARAFGYWLDLICAFYIAIIAYSFLIFDNTGSNVGLAITQAIGLTGLFQWGMKQSAELENQMTSVERVLEYINRVEHEPDLKSKPDKEPPSDWPQEGRIEFQNLVLKYKPNDPPVLKNLNFQINPREKEGPVRGSPQ, encoded by the exons ATGATACGGAGCGATTCTTCGTTCAGTCTGCATGAGAAGCCGGAACACCCGCGGAAAAATTCCAATTGGTTGTCGCTTATTACCTTCTGGTACGCGATTTCTATTTTTAGGAAAGGGAATAAGAAGGATTTCGACGAAGGGGATCTGACGAAGCCGTTAGACCAACACAAGTCGTCCATCCTGGGCGATAAATTAACGAAGCTTTGGGGCCTGGAAGTGCAAAGGGCGAAAGAGCACCACGAGATTCCCAACTTGACCAAAGTCCTAGTTAGGATGTTTCTGAGAGATATACTGTTGCAAGGAACGGCCCTGTTTGTCATGGAGGTGCCAGTCAGGTTGAGTCAGCCCATTTTTCTGGGCCTCCTTCTGCGGTATTTCAACCCCGAGAATGAAAAAAGCGTAGAGGT ACCAGACTCTCCCACCTACATGATGCGCATTTTCAAGTACTGGAGGCACGACCAGAGCCCCATCCAGCTGGGCGAGGCGTATTTTTTCGCCTCGGGGattattttttgcagtttGGTGAACGTCGCCATGATTCATCCCTGCATGATGGCCGTGATGCACATAGGCATGAAAATGAGGGTGGCTTGTTGCTCCCTCATCTACCGAAAAACGCTGAGGCTTGACTTGGTCTCGCTGGCCGGGCCTACAGTCGGAAACGTGGTCAATTTGATGTCAAACGACGTCAATCGATTCGATCTCTCGGTACTGTACTTCCACTATTTGTGGATCGCCCCCTTGCAGATGATTTTCTTCCTCTTGATAATGTACAAAGAGATCGAAGTCGCAGCAGTTGTGGGCATTTCAGCGATTTTGTGTGTGATACCACTACAAGGTTTAAAATTTTCGGGAAAATCAAAttgccaaataatttttttagcgtGGTTTGGAAACCGCACATCAAGGTTTCGCCTCAAAACGGGCGCTCGAACGGACGAACGGGTCCGACAAATGAACGAAATCATCCAAGGCATGCAAGTCATAAAAATGTACACTTGGGAGTACGCCTTCGCCCAACAAATTCACGAATTGCGAAG TCTTGAGATACaagttttgaaacaaacttCCTACATCCGGGGGGCGATTTTATCGTTCATAATGTTTACGACCCGCTTGgctgtttttttaacagtagtTGCGATAGTGTTACGCAAACGCACGATCACGGCCGAGCGCGTCTTCGTCATAGCTTCGTTTTACCAAATTCTGCGCCAAACAATGACCCTGTTCTTCCCCTACGCCATCGCACAAATCGCCGAAACAAACGTTGCCATAACCAGGATCAAAAAATTCCTACTAAATGATGAGACAAAAGTTGGCGCGATCACAACCAATCACAAATTGCGCAAAACTTCTAGTGACAGTGGGGATTCCCCGAAGGTGTCCTTGACCCACGTTTCGGCCAAAATCGAGGACGAGGTGTGTCTCCACAACGTCTCCTTGACCATTGAAGGAAGCCAATTAACTGCGGTTATTGGCAAAGTTGGGTCGGGTAAAAGCTCGCTCCTGAATGCGATTTTAGGGGAATTGGAGCCGTGTCTCGGAAAGGTCCAAGTGAAAGGGTCGGTGTCGTATGCATCACAAGAGCCGTGGCTTTTTGCAGGGTCGGTCCGCCAGAATATTTTATTCGGGCATGAGTTCGACCGCGAGAGGTATTTCGAAGTAATCCGGGCCTGTGCTCTAGTCCGCGATTTTCAACTGTTGCCCGACGGTGACCAGACCATTGTTGGGGAAAAAGGGGCGTCGTTAAGTGGGGGGCAAAGGGCGCGTATTAATTTAGCACGTGCCGTTTACAAAAACGCCGATATTTATCTACTGGACGATCCTTTATCGGCTGTGGACACCCATGTCGGAAAGCAACTTTTCGATAAATGCATCACGGGTTTCCTTGCCGATAAGATCGTGATTTTGGTCACGCACCAGTTGCAATTTTTGAGCGAAGTTGAGAACGTCGTGCTGATGCACGACGGGAAGGTTGAAGCGCAAGGTTCGTACCAGTTTCTGGGCAATACGGGCCTGGACTTTGccgaatttctcaaaaaccaACTGGCGGTGGATGCAGAAGGTGAGCAGGGGCAAAGTGCGACCAAAATCGAGACCATCATGAAAGATTTGCACATACAGAGCACGCTCACCATTAATGTGATTGACAAGGAAGGGGAAAGG TATGCACCCAAGCCGGTGGCCGAATTAAGAACCCAAGGCTCGGTGGAGTGCTACATTTACAAGCAATATTTCAAAGCTGGCGGCAAATGTTGGGTCATATTTGGCGTGGTTGCGCTGTTTTTAGGAGCGCAATTTTTTGCCAGCACTGGCGATTTTTTCCTAGCATCTTG GGTGGACGTTGAAGAAATTCGCTCGCGCAACGAAAACGTCCACAATAGCACTTTAATCCTCCGCACTTTGGACACGGATTCATCAATTGCCATCTACTCGGTCATAATAATTCTCACAATGGTGGTAGCACTGGTCCGTTCATTTGTGTTTTTCACCGTGTGTATGCGCGCCAGTATCAA tttGCACGACCGCATGTTTCAGAGTATAATAACAGCATCGATGCAATTCTTCAACACTAACACTTCGGGCCGGATTCTGAACCGATTTTCCAAAGATTTGGGCGCTATTGATGAATTATTGCCGAACGCGATGATCGATTGTTCGCAAATTATGTTGAATTTGCTCGGAGCGGCTGTGGTTGTAACGATGGTCAATTATTATCTTATCATTCCGACACTCGTAATTTGTGTGGTTTTTTTCTTCATACGGCGGTTCTATATCAAGACGAGTCGCAGTGTTAAACGACTGGAAGGGATAA GCAGAAGTCCGGTTTTTGCACATTTGAATGCCTCAATGCAAGGATTGACGACGGTGCGATCAAATAATGCCGAAGAAATTCTGACTAAGGAATTTGATAAGTTGCAAGACGACCATTCAAGTGCTTGGTTCATGTTTATTGCATGTGCCAGAGCTTTTGGCTATTGGTTAGACCTGATTTGTGCGTTCTACATCGCAATTATTgcttacagttttcttatttttg ACAACACCGGAAGCAATGTGGGTTTGGCTATAACCCAGGCGATCGGTTTAACCGGCCTGTTCCAGTGGGGCATGAAACAGTCAGCTGAACTCGAAAATCAAATGACCTCAGTCGAAAGAGTCCTAGAGTACATAAATCGAGTAGAACATGAGCCGGACTTGAAATCT AAGCCTGACAAAGAGCCTCCCTCGGATTGGCCACAAGAAGGCCGAATCGAATTCCAAAACCTCGTCCTGAAGTACAAACCCAATGACCCTCCTgtcttaaaaaacttaaatttccAAATCAACCCTCGAGAGAAG GAAGGACCGGTGCGGGGAAGTCCTCAATGA